Below is a genomic region from Gemmobacter sp. 24YEA27.
TGTGAGGACCGCTCCTGCCAGGGCAAAGAGCACCGCAAACAGCGCGAAAGCGACAGTTGCTGCCAGATAGCCCGCCGCCCGGGACAGGGAGAAACCGCTTTTGTCTTGCGCCATGGCCTCCCCCTCCGGTTACCGCCTCCGGTCACTCAGTCGATACAGGCGGTCACCCGAAGAGAGAAATAGAAATCTGCGGCCGTCATTATAGTTTTAAACTATAAGAGAAGGGCAGTATCAAAGAAAAATGCCCGCACCTTTCGGCACGGGCATTCTTGTGACACAGACACGACCGGTGAAACCGGGCGCTGTGGCAAAACCTCAGCGACGCAGGCCGAGGCGCGCGATCAGCGAGCTGTAACGCGCTTCGTCTTTGGCTTTCAGATAGTCCAGCAGCTTGCGGCGCTGCGCGACGAGCATAAGCAGACCACGACGCGAGTGGTTGTCTTTCTTATGCGTTTTGAAATGCTCGGTCAGGGTCGCGATGCGCGAGGACAGGATGGAAACCTGCACTTCGGGCGAACCGGTATCACCAGCTTTGGTCGCGTATTCCTTGATCAGGCGGGCTTTTTCTTCGACGGTGATCGACATCGGATGCTCCTTTCGGTGTTGCGAGAGACGGCACAAGCCGGGATGTCGTCCAGCAGGGCCCTTACACCCCGGCAGGGAAAACCGCTGCAGGGGATGCGCTCCTATACGGGGATTCGGCGCAAAAGGAAAGCCCCTGGCGCTGTCGGCGGCAAGGCGTATCGGATCAGGTCTGGGCCTGTCCCGCACCGGCCGACCCCGCCCGGTCAGAGCGAATCCGGAAACGGATCGCGTCGGATTTTTTACAACTTAACCAAAACATCTTCTATGAGGATACCCCCCTTGCGTGGTATGAATTAGTCAGGAAGTTTTCATATGCATCAGATGGTTAACGTGAAAAATGGTTAACGCCCCCATGGGGTCAGCCATGTGAGGTGAGACAATGCTGGGCCTATTGGGATTGTTGGGGGCGGTGTTTGCCGGTGCTTTGATTGAGGGCATTTCTGCCCGCAGCACGGACGAAGAGGATGAGTCCGAAAACCAGGACAGCCAGGGCGATCCTCAGACCGGTCACGGCAATCTGCTGGATGATCCGGATGACGCGACCCAGACCGACCCCTTCCACGGCCTGAACCCTTTCCGCGCGGGCGGCACCCATGGCGGCGGCTGGACAGGAGGCATCACGCCTTCGGGCAGCGGCAGCGAAAACGGTACTCAATCCGGTTACACGCCCGGGGCTGGCCTGAACGGCAGCGCAACGGGCAGCCACACAGACGACCCCACAGATGGCGGCTCCGATGAAACCGACACCGGCTTTGAAGATGGCCATGTCCCAGAGGATGGCCCCCCTGTCGCTGATCCCCCGATCGTTGAACCCTTGCCGGATAATACGGGTGGCACCGACGCCGACACGGGCACGGGCAATCCCGACGGTTCCGGAACCGGGCCAGGCCCGGTCTCGCCGCAGCCTGTGCCGGTCACCGGCACGACCGGAGACGATCTGCTGGACGGCAGCGACAGCGATGATCTGATCCGGGGCGAAGATGGCAATGATCAGATCAACGCCCGCGATGGCGATGACACGGTCTATGGCGGCAATGGCAATGACATCGTCAATGCCGGAGCCGGCAATGATCTCGTCCTTGGCGGTGCCGGCAACGACGAATTGCATGGTGATACGGGCGATGACACGCTCGACGGCGGCGATGGCGATGACCAGCTGATGGGGCATGAAGGCGACGATCTGCTCCAGGGCGGCGCCGGCAATGACACGCTGCTGGGCGGTGAGGGCGATGACAGCCTTTATGGCGAAGAGGGCGATGACTGGCTCTGGGGCGGCGAGGGCGACGATCAGATGGTCGGCGGAGCGGGTTCGGATACGCTGGATGGCGGCGCCGGAAATGATACACTCTGGGGCGCCTTCCCCGAGGGGGACGATGGCGAAGTCGACTTCCTCAATGGTGGTGACGGCGATGATGTGATCCATCTCGGCGCGGGTGATTATGGCAATGGTGGCGCGGGATCTGACAGCTTCGTCCTGACGCAATGGCTGGGTGAAGGCGGCTTCGCGACCATCACCGATTACGACCCGCAGGATGATGAGATCGTGCTGGTCTATGACCCCGCCGCCCATGTCTCGCCCGCAGTCTCGGTGACGCAAAGCGCGACCGGCGGCTCATCCCTGATCAGCATCGACGGCTTTGTCGTGGCCGAGGTGAATGGCCAGATCGACCCGTCCGAAATCAGGCTGCTCGCTGCCTGATCCGGCACGGCGCTGCAGGAACCAGAGAAGGCAGAGGCGAAAAATCAAAGGGCGGCCAGATCGGCCGCCCTGTTTCAGTGTCGCAGCCGTACCGCGAAAATCAGAGCCCGCGCGTCAAAGATTGAACACGCGCGACGGGTGCAGTTCACCGCCCATATAGCGGCCAAGCGCCAGCGCCTTGCCGTCAAAGCTCGCCCAGGCCTCATCGCCATAGTCGATATGGCCCAGCACCTGCCCCGGATTGCCGTTCTTCAGCCGCACCGCCCCTTCCGCCGTCGCCTTCAGCTCTGGCAGATCCGCCAGCGCGAGTTCGAGCGGCGCCAGCAAAGCGTCGATCCCGTCTTGCCGCGCCAGCTCCTCGATCTGCGCCATCGTGACCCCTTCAGCCGCCTCGAACGGGCCCGACCATTCGCGCCTGAGCCAGGCCACGTGCCCCAGACAGCCAAGCGCCCGGCCAAGATCGCGCGCAATGGCGCGCACATAGCCGCCCTTGCCACAGACCATTTCCAGGTCTGCGTGATCGGCATCGGGTCGCCCCAGCAGCATAAGGCTGTCGACCCAAAGCGGCCGCGCCGCGAGATCCATCTCGATCCCCTCGCGGGCAAGGTCATAGGCACGCTCGCCATCGACCTTGACTGCGGAAACCTGTGGCGGCACCTGCAGGATCTCGCCGCGAAACGCGGCCAGCGCCGCCTCGATTTCGCCATCCGCAGGCCGCGCAAGCGAAGTCGCGATCACCGCACCGCTGGCATCATCGGTTGCAGTCGCGGCCCCGAATACCACCCGGAACCGATAGCATTTCAGCGCATCCGCCACCACCGGCACGCATTTGGTGGCCTCGCCCAGAGCAACCGCCAGCAGCCCCGTCGCATCCGGATCCAGCGTGCCGGCATGGCCGGCTTTTTGGGCCTGAAAGGCCCATTTCACCTTGTTGACCACATCGGTCGAGCCAATGCCCGCAGGCTTGTCGACGATCACCCAGCCGGAAACCGGGCGGCCTTTGCGCGTTTTCGCCATTGATTAGTCCTGTGCCTGACCCGAATCGATCACGGTGCCGACAATCGGCCCCATCGCGAAGCCGCCGTCATGGCGTCCCAGTTCGGGCGCGTAAAGCCGCGAAATATTGCCGTCGAAATAAAGCGCATCCGTCAGCCCGAGATGGTCGCGGAAAAACCGCGCGAACTGGTGGAAATTGACGGCGCGGTCGCTCATCACGAAGACTGCCTTCGTCCCCGCGGCATCGACGCCGACGCCATTGCGGATATAGGTCGAATCGCTGTTTTCCAGAAAGCGCGGATGCAGCTTGCCATTGATCACCAGCATCGGCCCCGACTGCGTCGCATAGCGGCAATTGCCCCGCAGGGGCTCGAACTGACGGCTGTCGGTGATGTTGAAACTGCCATCCGCCCAGCAAAACACCCCATTTGGCAGCAGGCCGAAATTCCCCGGCCCCTCGGCGGTGACGATGGCATGTTTCTCTTCGCCGCCCTCGATATAAAGCCCGACGGGCGAGCGGTCGCGATGATACATGCCTGCATTCATCGCGAATCCAAGCGTCTTGCCCTCGGCCGCCAAAGCCTGGTCCACCGCGCGGAACGAGCCGAGATTACCCCTGGGGCCGTCCAGAAACAGCCGCAGATCATCCGCTGCCGTCACTTCGCAAAGACTGAAAGGCACGCCCTCGAACATATCCTGGCGGCAGGCCGAGGCCGATGCGGCAGCCGCACCCGATATCAGCACCACCAGGGCCGCGAGGAGGCGGATCACGCCTCGTCCTCCCCGGCCCCTTCCTGATCTTTGCTCTCGATATCGCGCTGCACTTTCGGATCCGCGAACAGCCGCCGCGTCTCGTCAAGCCGGTCATAGGTCTCGTCCGGGCGGAACCGCAGAT
It encodes:
- the rpsO gene encoding 30S ribosomal protein S15 is translated as MSITVEEKARLIKEYATKAGDTGSPEVQVSILSSRIATLTEHFKTHKKDNHSRRGLLMLVAQRRKLLDYLKAKDEARYSSLIARLGLRR
- a CDS encoding calcium-binding protein, whose product is MLGLLGLLGAVFAGALIEGISARSTDEEDESENQDSQGDPQTGHGNLLDDPDDATQTDPFHGLNPFRAGGTHGGGWTGGITPSGSGSENGTQSGYTPGAGLNGSATGSHTDDPTDGGSDETDTGFEDGHVPEDGPPVADPPIVEPLPDNTGGTDADTGTGNPDGSGTGPGPVSPQPVPVTGTTGDDLLDGSDSDDLIRGEDGNDQINARDGDDTVYGGNGNDIVNAGAGNDLVLGGAGNDELHGDTGDDTLDGGDGDDQLMGHEGDDLLQGGAGNDTLLGGEGDDSLYGEEGDDWLWGGEGDDQMVGGAGSDTLDGGAGNDTLWGAFPEGDDGEVDFLNGGDGDDVIHLGAGDYGNGGAGSDSFVLTQWLGEGGFATITDYDPQDDEIVLVYDPAAHVSPAVSVTQSATGGSSLISIDGFVVAEVNGQIDPSEIRLLAA
- a CDS encoding phosphodiester glycosidase family protein, whose translation is MIRLLAALVVLISGAAAASASACRQDMFEGVPFSLCEVTAADDLRLFLDGPRGNLGSFRAVDQALAAEGKTLGFAMNAGMYHRDRSPVGLYIEGGEEKHAIVTAEGPGNFGLLPNGVFCWADGSFNITDSRQFEPLRGNCRYATQSGPMLVINGKLHPRFLENSDSTYIRNGVGVDAAGTKAVFVMSDRAVNFHQFARFFRDHLGLTDALYFDGNISRLYAPELGRHDGGFAMGPIVGTVIDSGQAQD
- the truB gene encoding tRNA pseudouridine(55) synthase TruB is translated as MAKTRKGRPVSGWVIVDKPAGIGSTDVVNKVKWAFQAQKAGHAGTLDPDATGLLAVALGEATKCVPVVADALKCYRFRVVFGAATATDDASGAVIATSLARPADGEIEAALAAFRGEILQVPPQVSAVKVDGERAYDLAREGIEMDLAARPLWVDSLMLLGRPDADHADLEMVCGKGGYVRAIARDLGRALGCLGHVAWLRREWSGPFEAAEGVTMAQIEELARQDGIDALLAPLELALADLPELKATAEGAVRLKNGNPGQVLGHIDYGDEAWASFDGKALALGRYMGGELHPSRVFNL